The DNA region TTATTGCTCAACGCTTGAAGGTGACGAATCCTATAGTTGCTGGCAAGCGTATTTTGAGCTCAAAGATCTTGAGGTTTGTTCTTATTTCTGCAACTTCTGCCATTATCCTCTATTTGTTTGACTTAGctccttttatttcttttttattctttttttaatcttttaatgtTGATCAATTTTATATACGAAGTTTAGAAGTAAGGTatataaggtttttttttttccctgaGAAAAGGCTATAGTTTTCTTCAGGAAGTCCAAATTTATGTGGTATGAAACATGaccaaaataaataagagaaaacaaaagacaGCTTTGGTTTAAACTTTGCCAATGAAACAAAAGCTATAAAATTTGTGTGGAGAAGAGATTTGAACCCACGCCCTTTCGGACCAGAACCTTAATCTGGCGCCTTAGACCAACTCGGCCATCTCCACTTTGCTATTACTGTACATCAAATCTCAGATGATAACTGTTTGTTTTTAGGTGGCATGTGTTTTGTCAGTGAATCTTTTTGAAATACAAGCCATATTAGGTCATTATGAAGTCTTCTTGATACTTGATTTGAGTTTCATTGTCCCATCTTGtgcttttataattaaaaaaaaatgtacaTATGATATTCATAAGGGGAGATGCATAGTAGAACTAACTAACTAATGtaacactattttttttttaacagaaaGAGTCACCAAAGGAAGACATAGAGAGGTTGATTCTCCAAACCGGTGGCGTAAAATCCTTAATAGGATGTTTGCATGGCATTGCAATAATGCACAATCTGAAGAAGAACGGTGTCAATTGGGCCAAGAATGTGAAATCTGAGGAGGAAGATAGACACTGTCCTATACCAGATGGGTTACCAAAATCAGCTGATGAATTATTGGAAGAGGAGCAAGGTAGAATGCCTGATTCACCATTTACAAGGCTTCTCAGAAGCAAAGGAAAGTTCCCTGCTTGGTATTCTCCTGCACCTGATCATCAAACAGATTGATGATTAATTAGTGATTATTGATTAATGTTTAATACCTAATTAGTGGGCTGGCCTTGGGAGTACCCTCAATGTTAAAGGGTATATAAATTTTGTTGAGATTGTGATAATATAGATTAATAAGGTTTCATTTTAATGTTTTGACAAGGATTGTGTGCAGAGTTTATTGTTGAAATATGAAATGTGTTATGTATAAAGAACTGTTAGTTTGGAATTGCATTTACAGCATTCCGCTATTGTTAATATACTATTGGTTCATGTGCCTATATTTTGCTTTTCAATTGCTGCATGGTTAAAAATTTTTCGTCTTTCAGACTTCATTCATTCCTTTTTAGTCCCTAAATCTAGTTTCAAACTTAAAAAGTGTTCAGTGCAAACTTCAAACTATTCATTCTTGTTCACTCTTTTAGTTTTTATATCCATCAACGGGGGccttgttcttttttcttttttgttttggtcGGTGGGGTCCTTGTGTGAATCATATAAAAGACTCGTGTGACTTTACTGATAACTGATAAGTTTGTAGGacttaatttagatttattcAGTAAAGTCCTCGAAGGAGAATGAACATTTTGTTAATAAATGACGGCGAGGTTATATGCTTAATTTCAAGTTACATAAATTTCTTGGAGGTTAGAAATTTAAGTTGCACTTAAAAATTGGGAAAATTGACAAGAATAAGAGacatttttagggattttttagaacaaatataaaatttacgTATTTTGATGTGTTCGATTTAAATAAATACTATTGACAATTGCAGAAAAAATTATTCATACACTAAATATTATTGGTAACCATATAAAAAgagttgttattaattaattacatattttaattatttttaaaagttaaaaaattatatctttaatgtgtttgattttagtttaatttcttttggGTTTTACAAAATATCATATAAGTATTTGtgaaatcatataattttatttgaaaaatcatataattttatttgaaattcaaTGTGAAATTTATCACTCAgatgcttgtttttttttttttttttttttttttttttttttttttttactgtagAGATAACATCACGTAATAATCtagtaagagaaataaaaaagtaaaatgctCATCAATTAGGAATTGGAGATTTGTTGAAATTTCTTCTGTAGCTTCAAAGTCGATGCCATTATCTCTTCTACACTAGTTAATACATTATCAAAGATGATCATGTTCCTAACCTTCCATAAGGACCAGCTCAAAATCACTATTATCATCCTTTGAGAGGAGCTATTAAGTTGGATACGCAAGACCTCTATTTTCAAGTTTCACTCAACATAGAAATCAAAGTTTACGATATCCCTTCTAACAACCGGTAAGTCTATTTTTGACCAAATCTCCTTTGATTTTTCACAATAGAAGATGCAATAATTGATTGTTTCTAGGAATTATAAGCATCTTTGGTAGGTGGGTTAAATCGATGGGATGCGATGATAAAACTTTTGTAGCACTGAAAGCTTTTCACGGAAGCCCCTCTAGAGAAAAATCTTAATCTTCGTTAGGATTTTCAACTTTCATAGTTCTCGCCATAAATTTCGTTGTCTCATAATTTCTGGCAAAATTCGATGGGAGGATGCGAGAACCATAAGCCACACGATACCCAGTACTCATTTTATACAAACCACTTTTATTAAGGGCctaataaattttatcttttccatCTCTAATTGTTGTTGCTGGCACACACTGACTAGTACCCTAAGAAAAAATGCTTCTAATTAGAGTTTGATTCCACAGACCATTAGAAAGTATTAAGTCCTTGACCATTAATAGTGGTTGATTTTGCATATTGGAAGTTTTAGATGGAGGGACAACACAAGGATGTGGAGGGACAAGGCAAGAATCGCTGAAGATTTGGATACTGGACTCATCACCAACTCGCCAAACCAGCCCTTTTTCAACAGCCTTATGTCCTTCCAATATGTTACGCCACCCCCACGAAGGTACTGCTCCGATATCTGCATTTATTATAGAACTATATCGAAAATTTTTACTTTTGAGGAGTCTAGATATGAGTGATTGTGTCTGAGAGATAACTTTCCAACATTATTTTGCTAATAGCGCCAAATTTTGAGCCCCTAGGTCCTTAAAAGCTAGTCCACCTTCCAATTTCGGTCTTGTCATAGTATCTCAACTAACCCATACCATTTTTCGCCCTATACTTTTTTGACCCCACTAAAATTGGGAGAGTATATTGTGAATCTCCCTAATTAAAGTGTCAGAAAGACAGAAACATGATAATGAATAAATTGGGATAGTTTCCCCAACAACTTTGATTAAAACATGCCTGCCTGCAGAGGAGAGAAGTTTTCTTTTCCATCCATGAACTTGCTTTCTCACCTTGTCCTTGATTTCTCCAAAGgtggctttttttatttttggactgTAGATGGAAGAcccaaatatttattttgtgCACCAATATGAGAAATTTTCAATTTCTGAGTCAGTAGTAATCGAGCAGAAAGAGGAATATTATTACTAAAGAATTTAGCTGATTTATGCAAATTAACTTTTTGACCACTGAACCCTTGTATGACTGAAGAAAACTGTGaatatttttacaattattttcTGACGCTTTGCAAAAAAGGATTGAGTCATCCGCAAACAATAAATGATTAACATTAGGACATCTTTGGTTGATCTGAATACCTTCAATGAGAccgttttgctctcttttgtttaGCAAAAAGGATAATCCTTCTGCACATAAAAGAAAAAGGTAGGGAGATAGAGGGTCTCCTTGACGGATAGCtctatttggtttaaaaaaaaaaccaaaaggtTGACCTTCAACAACGACAGAGTAAGAAACTATAGTTAGCACCTCCTGTATCTAACCAATCCATTAAAGGAAATGCCATTCAACACAATCATAGGCTTTACTCATATCCAATTTAACAGCCATTTCAGTCAATATGCCCTTCTTTTTTGCCTTTAGATAGTGCATACATTCATGAGCGACTAAGACATTGTCTGAAATCAATCTACCCTTAATGAAGGCCCTCTAATTAGGGTTGATCAATGAAGTCATAAATTTTCGTAGCCGATGGACTAGAACTTTAGAAATATCTTATACACAACTGAAAGACTGATGGGTCTAACCTGTGTCATATCCTTTGTATCAGAAATCTTAGGAATGAGACATATTTGTGTATGGTTGAAGCTCTTGAGTAATCTATCACTGACAAAAAAACTGCAGACAGCCTTAAAAACATTCTCCCCTACTAAACTTCAATAGAATTAAAAGAATTTAGCCATAAACCCATCATCGCTAGGAGCATTTTGGGGGTGAACACTAAAGACCGCATGTTTTTCTACATCAAAACTGACCGGTCTAGTTAATTTTCTGTTCATGGTTGCTGAAACTTTggtttcaaattttttgaatgaatgtgCCGGATTAGCTTGGTCAATCGATATGAAGATATCCTTGAAGTATGTTTCAGCTACttgtgcaacgaatatcttagaataagaataagctgaattgaatagaaaatagtagtaattgcattaaaactcgagctacaacagagctccacacccttaatctatggtgtgtagaaactccaccgttgaaaatacataagtgatggtccaggcatggccgaatggccagcccccttgaacgtgatcaaaggatcataaggtaatccaaaaataatccaaagatgaaaatacaatagaaaaaaagtcttatttatactagactagctactagggcttacataagtaagtaattgatgcaaaaatccacttctggggcccacttggtgtgtacttgggttgagcttgagctttacacgtgcagaggcttctcttggagtcgAACGCCacgttgtaacgtgtttttggcattcaactctggttcgtgacgtatttctggcgtttgactccaggatgcaacatggaactggcgttgagctccagtttgcgtcgtctaatctcgaataaagtatgaactattatatattgctggaaagctctggatgtctactttccaacgccattgagagcgcgccatttgaagttttgtagctcaagaaaatccatttcgagtgcagggaggtcagaatccaacagcatcagcagtcctttcacagccttttatcagagttttgctcaggtccctcaatttcagccagaaaatacctgaaatcacagaaaaatacacaaactcatagtaaagtccagaaatataaattttacataaaaactaataaaaacatccctaaaagtagctagatcctactaaaaactatctaaaaataatgccaaaaagcgtataaattatccgctcatcacaacaccaaacttaaattgttgcttgtccccaagcaactgaaaatcaattaggataaaaagaagagaatatactataaatccaaaatatcaatgaatattagttctaattagatgagcgggactttagctttttgcttctgaacagttttggcatctcactttctcctttgaagtttagaatgattggcatctataggaactcagaattttggatag from Arachis hypogaea cultivar Tifrunner chromosome 10, arahy.Tifrunner.gnm2.J5K5, whole genome shotgun sequence includes:
- the LOC112715483 gene encoding CCG-binding protein 1; protein product: MKSALIRTSSTPLLLDARDVHRHNRTHSTVRFGSTICCSSKKNESNIPKLEPFSRTKFERAVKDPPLIQKSEKDLADYCSTLEGDESYSCWQAYFELKDLEKESPKEDIERLILQTGGVKSLIGCLHGIAIMHNLKKNGVNWAKNVKSEEEDRHCPIPDGLPKSADELLEEEQGRMPDSPFTRLLRSKGKFPAWYSPAPDHQTD